A region of Mauremys mutica isolate MM-2020 ecotype Southern chromosome 2, ASM2049712v1, whole genome shotgun sequence DNA encodes the following proteins:
- the LOC123364349 gene encoding forkhead activin signal transducer 3-like, translating into MSRPSGQAAPGQSGAEAGGCPSPPGDAPQGCARERGDPGAGDGAGPGEEPRDPGRTGKKKRYSRHRKPPYTYLAMIALVIQASPGRKLKLSQIIQEIGALFPFFTAGYQGWKDSIRHNLSSNRCFSKLLKDPTKPKAKGNFWTVDVSQIPPDALKLQNTAISRQEAASFASDLAPFILHGWPYGCQGPQRPPQGPRAPSTNTNSDNEESGYQLGEAARPSSSFTIDSLLSDFQEVGLSGKAREAGGQPQPIQPPPSQPAGDSLPISMDLWGPVPIFRVSSGPPSLPWRPPGTLAGPRSFSSSSSSISTLSSLSSDEKDPGSRRSKQARGPRAPAKRPRLLAARESSSSSSDSDGSGGCTPAPSPTLVPGPCWEQLPTSYTKCVAPNVVAPPSGPPFFAFPSVPGLPYYSYRPPSYVSPVYWDLRPGPSVAPRQQGPQVPGLSVDLDHTVQGMPPNKSVYDVWVSHPGDIVHPALYSQGPVPGSMALTRYDSL; encoded by the exons ATGTCCCGGCCGTCGGGGCAGGCAGCCCCCGGGCAGAGCGGCGCGGAGGCGGGGGGCTGCCCGAGCCCCCCGGGGGATGCGCCCCAGGGCTGTGCCCGGGAGAGGGGAGACCCCGGcgctggggatggagcggggccGGGCGAGGAGCCCCGGGACCCGGGCAGGACGGGGAAGAAGAAGCGCTACAGCCGGCACCGCAAGCCGCCCTACACCTACCTGGCCATGATCGCCCTGGTGATCCAGGCCTCGCCCGGCAGGAAGCTGAAGCTGTCCCAG ATCATCCAGGAGATCGGCGCCCTCTTCCCCTTCTTCACGGCGGGCTACCAGGGCTGGAAGGACTCCATCCGCCACAACCTGTCCTCCAACCGCTGCTTCTCCAAG CTGCTGAAGGATCCCACGAAGCCCAAGGCCAAAGGGAATTTCTGGACGGTGGACGTGAGCCAGATCCCCCCGGACGCCCTGAAGCTGCAGAACACGGCCATCTCCCGGCAGGAGGCGGCCTCCTTCGCCAGCGACCTGGCCCCCTTCATCCTGCACGGCTGGCCCTACGGCTGCCAGGGGCCACAGCGCCCGCCGCAGGGCCCCAGGGCCCCCTCCACCAACACCAACTCCGACAACGAGGAGAGCGGCTACCAGCTCGGCGAGGCGGCGAGGCCGAGCAGCTCCTTCACCATCGACTCCCTCCTCAGTGACTTCCAGGAGGTGGGTCTGTCCGGGAAGGCCCGGGAGGCCgggggccagccccagcccatacAGCCCCCGCCCAGCCAGCCAGCGGGAGACTCTCTTCCCATCAGCATGGACCTGTGGGGCCCAGTCCCCATCTTCCGCGTCTCCTCCGGGCCCCCGTCGCTGCCCTGGCGACCCCCAGGCACTCTGGCTGGGCCgcggtctttctcctcctccagcagcagcatctccacCCTCAGCTCCTTGTCGTCCGACGAGAAGGACCCCGGCAGCCGGCGGTCGAAGCAGGCGCGAGGCCCCCGCGCCCCGGCCAAGCGCCCCCGGCTACTGGCCGCCCGCGAGAGCAGCAGTTCCAGCTCGGACTCCGACGGCTCTGGAGGCTGCACCCCGGCTCCGTCGCCCACGCTGGTCCCCGGGCCATGCTgggagcagctccccacctcCTACACCAAGTGCGTTGCCCCCAACGTTGTGGCTCCTCCAAGCGGCCCCCCGTTCTTCGCCTTCCCCTCCGTGCCGGGCCTGCCTTACTACAGCTACAGACCCCCCAGCTACGTCAGCCCGGTGTACTGGGACCTGAGGCCGGGCCCCTCGGTGGcccccaggcagcagggcccaCAAGTGCCCGGGCTCTCGGTGGACCTGGACCACACGGTGCAGGGCATGCCCCCCAACAAGAGCGTGTATGACGTGTGGGTGAGCCATCCAGGGGACATCGTGCACCCAGCACTGTACAGCCAGGGCCCCGTGCCCGGCAGCATGGCCCTGACCCGCTACGACTCCCTGTGA